The following nucleotide sequence is from Roseivirga sp. BDSF3-8.
GATGACCGGATCAAAGAGACTGTATACGCACCCTATGTGAGTATAAAGAGGTGAAAGTTGAGGAGTTGAATATACAGCCGGACCACCGCTGTTTGGTTTGCAGTCTCACATTGAAGGTAAGTATATCAGATTTCAAGGGGATATTGAAGGGCAAGACAGCTATTATGGTGTGTAAGAATTAAAAGAGTTTACGATGAAAGCCCTATTGGGACAATCATTTGGGGTGTCGCGGCTATTTGAAGAAGGGGGTATGGTACCGGTATTAATAACTCACTATCCCCTTTTTGGGTGGTTTATTTGAGGTAAGGATCAGCTACCTGAAGGCATAGGGTCTTCTTTGGCATTGTCTGGTTTACTAAACAGGCTGTCTGCGGGGTCTGTAAATGCCAGATTCTCGAGAATTACATAGCCAATGGAGTCCCCATGAAGCCCTTTCTCTTCAGACCAGTTGTAAAAAGTCCATTCAGTTGATAGCATCGTCCCTTCCACTTCTTCGTAATTGTCGT
It contains:
- a CDS encoding transposase gives rise to the protein MRTLCEYKEVKVEELNIQPDHRCLVCSLTLKVSISDFKGILKGKTAIMVCKN